The Henckelia pumila isolate YLH828 chromosome 2, ASM3356847v2, whole genome shotgun sequence genome includes a window with the following:
- the LOC140878984 gene encoding uncharacterized protein — protein MKILKVNNVVAITGGESQMVEKPRMEWNNEDKKKANLDNVAKDMLYKTLDKNMFSKIKACSTAKEIWEKLTQLCEGNDQTKENKLTVAIQMFDNVKMKPGETMTEFDERFSNIICELIALGKIYTNHEIALKVMRALPREWDVNTIAMRESKELNKLELHDLFADLKAYEFELGIRTEEEPSASNPTKALMTTILSQPIEDTTKKTAEQMSGEAMSLFIKRFGKFMRNNKKFKPYYKQDHIEDGPACFNCGKQGYFIADCTKPKNEERKQHYEKKKGKEGRRTYRKKKEQKVLVAV, from the coding sequence ATGAAGATTCTCAAAGTCAACAATGTTGTAGCCATAACTGGAGGAGAATCACAGATGGTTGAGAAACCCAGAATGGAATGGAATAATGAGGATaaaaagaaagcaaatcttGATAATGTAGCCAAAGATATGCTGTACAAGACGCTGGACAAAAATATGTTTAGCAAAATCAAGGCGTGCTCAACTGCCaaagaaatttgggagaaaCTCACTCAACTGTGCGAAGGGAACgaccaaaccaaagaaaacaaACTCACTGTAGCAATACAGATGTTTGACAACGTcaagatgaaaccaggagaaacaATGACTGAGTTTGACGAAAGATTCAgcaatattatttgtgaattaATTGCTCTTGGAAAGATATACACTAATCATGAAATTGCTTTGAAGGTTATGCGAGCACTACCCAGAGAATGGGATGTCAATACCATAGCCATGAGGGAATCAAAAGAACTGAACAAGCTAGAGCTTCATGATCTGTTTGCGGATCTCAAAGCatatgagtttgaacttggaatcCGAACAGAGGAAGAACCATCAGCGTCAAACCCTACCAAGGCACTAATGACAACTATCCTATCTCAACCGATCGAGGATACAACAAAGAAGACAGCTGAACAAATGAGTGGAGAAGCTATGTCTCTCTTTATCAAAAGGTTTGGGAAATTTATgcgtaataataaaaaatttaaaccttACTACAAACAAGACCATATAGAGGATGGTCCCGCAtgctttaactgtggcaagcaagGCTATTTTATTGCAGATTGTACTAAACCCAAGAATGAGGAAAGAAAGCAGCACTATgagaagaagaaagggaaagaaggaagaagaacaTATCGAAAGAAGAAGGAACAAAAGGTACTAGTTgcagtgtag